In bacterium, the sequence TACTGAGAGTTCGCATTCCGCCAGCCTGGGTGGCGAGGCGCCTGCGGCGCAGTGGCGGTGGGGGAAGTCTGGGGCGAACTCGTCTCTGCCGTCGATTCCCTGTTTCGTCGGGAGAATACAGGGAACATTGCCAAACTCGCGCATCGTCCGGACTGTTGCTTTCAGGATTTCGTTGATGATCCGGATAGTTGCGGACGAGTTCCCTAGGTATCGGAACAGGGAACTATCTCCAGCGAACAGGGACGATCTCGGGAACACCAGGGAAGGGAGAGCCCCAGTCCTCAGGCGCTACGACGGATTCTCATACTCTCGGCTCTCCGCCGTCGGCTCGCGATCGAGCCAGCGGAGCGCATGGATCGACGACCCTCTGGACGAGGCCTGCAGCGTCGTTTCGAATCCCCGGTATTGCCGACTGAAGCCCGCGATCCGACTCCCGAACGAAGGTTACGCAGGCACCGCGCGATCGCGAACCGGGATCACTCGACTTCCTCCGAAGCACTGGGCTCGTCGTGGCCGACCGCGCATTGCTCCCGCGCGAGGCTGAATCTGTATCGATCGATATGACTCCGCGTTGCTGGGGCACGATTCGAATGGCGTCCGAGTCTCCACGCGAATGGTTGACGCGCGATCAAGCTGGATGTGCTCCGTCCATCGACGTGCCGCCTTCGCTTCGCCTACACCCTCCGGAGACAGCGGGGCGTTCGTTGAATCCGAGGATGCGGAAGACGCGGTTGCGTGTCCGGGTGCGACGAAGAAGATCCAGCGGGCGCAGCTCACGGGGGTTCTCCCGATCTCGGGGCGTTGCGAAGCCGACGAGCCAGAACGAGCGCACGATGGTGGTCGTCGGACAGGGGCAGCAATGCAGGATGACGCTTCATGTCCTATCCGGGGCGCCCGTCGGGTCGGGGCATAGTGAGGATCGACCAATAGCGGACCGTGAACAGTCCGAACGCGCAGGTCCAGGCCAGGGCGCTCGCCAGGAGCACCGCGCGGTGCTCCACGCCGGAGACGAACGGAGCGGCGACGCGCGTCAGCGCGGCCAGGTGGACGAGCACATAGCACCACACTACGCCTTCCGGCAGAACGAGAGGTCGCCCGGTATGACCGATGCCGACGCGGGTCATCACCGCAATGATCGTGCCCCCGATCGCACCGACCGTGAGCGCGTGGAGGCCGACCGTCGAAGGTATGGATACGCCCAGGTCGGATGCACCCGCGAGAAGAAGCCCGACGACGACCCATAGGGATCCCGCATGGAGGGACCACAGCAACGGATCCGAACGAGTCTGCCAGCTCTGCCAGCCCGCCATCCTGGCCAGCGCCGAGAGTCCGGCGATCACGCCGAGGATTCCCGTGGGCGAGGACCGGCCCAGGATCGAAGCCGACACGGCGGTTGCGACCGCGGATGCGATCGCCAACCGGTTCAGCCACAGCCAGCTCCGGACGACGACCGTGCGCCCGCGCTGTCGAAGGGCGTTCTGCGTGAAGGCGGGCGTGATTCGTCCGCCAATCTCGAGGATCAGGATCACGAGCAGGTCGACGGCGAATCGCAGAGCGGTTCGGGCCAACCCCGGGGCGACCCCGAGAGCGTCGGCGTGTACGGCACCGTTCGCTCCTGCCAGCACCACGACGATTCCGACGACGCCGTAGTTGCGAACCTGCCCCGAGCCCCAGATCGTACGCAGGGCCGCGACAGCCACTGCGGGCAGGAAGGCGAAGTCGACGAGCGCGACCAGCCAGGCAGGGAGCACGGTCGCAACCGCGAACACGACCCGCCCAGCCACCCAGAGGGCCAGCAACGCCGCGAGCGGTCGCCCCGTCAACGCGGGACCGCCCGTCCAAACCGGTGAGGCCGTCAACAGGAACCCGGCGATCGCCGCCGCCGCGAGTCCGAAGACCATCTCGTGACCATGCCACCACATCGGGGCCAGCCACGCTGGCGTCGGGGCGCCACCGGTCCACGCGACCACCCACCAGAGAATGGCGATCGATGCGTGGAGCCCCAGCACGAGGAAGAACGGCCGAAAGGCCCGACCCCAGAGGCCGAAGGGCTCGGACGAGGACGGGGCGAGCTCCTCGACGGCGAGGGCCGGCGCGGGAGGAAGACTCACGCCGGACTCTCCCGCTTCGAAGCGAGCGTCCTCCCGGGCTCCGCCTTCTCCCCAGTCAGGAGGTCCCGTCTACCCGCTCCACGCCAACATCGTTCGTAGAAGTCCCCGAGTGCCTCCTTGGACTGCCGACGCTTGGCCCAGTCCTCGAGCAGCGGTCGCACCCGATCGACGAGCGCATCCTGCGGAACGCTCGCTGCATGGAGCGCACCCAGCCTCGTCCCTTCGAGCGTTCCGCCGATGAACACGTCGTAGTGGCCCGGCTTGCGACCGACCAATCCGATGTCGGCGTTGTAGGGTCGCACGCAGCCGTTCGGACAACCGGTCATCCGCAGAGTGATCGGCGTGTCGTCGAGGCCGAGATCCGCGACGACGCGCTCGAACGCGAGACCTACATCCTCGGAAACGCGCTCGGATTCGGCCAGGGCGAGACCGCAGGTCGGCATCGCCGGACAAGCGAGCGAGTGGCGGCGAACGAAGCTCAGGCTCTCGGGCAGGGGGAGCGAGAAGGCGCGCAGAACCCGCTCGACTTGCGAAACCTGCTCTTCCGTCAGATTCGCGAGGAGAATGTTCTGCTGGGGCGTGAGGACGACCGAAGGACGCAGCGCTTCGACGAGCGTTCTCACCACGGTCTTCCAGCGATGTCGCGCGTCATCGATGATCCGGCCGTTCGGAAGCCAGATCTCGTAGAGCCAGCGTCCGTCGCCCTGCTCGTGAGGCCCGAGCCAATCTCTATGCTGTAGCGGTGCCGTGTCGACCCAGGGCTGGAGTGGGAACGCCGCGCGGCGCTCGAACTCGTCGCGGAACACGTCGATCCCCCACTCCTCCACGACGTACTTCAAGCGAGCGTGGCGGCGATCGGTGCGATCGCCGAAGTCGCGATAGATGGACGCGATCGTCCGAACCGCTTCGACCAGGTGGCGGCGCTCGACGAAGCCGAGTGGCGTCGCCAGCCGGGCGTACGTCTCGGGCTTGCGATGGGTCAGACCCGATCCGCCGCCGACCAGGACGTTCGCGCCGCGCAGCTCGCCCGACGCCATGATGCCGATCAGCCCGACGTCCTGGCCGTGGACATCCGTCGAGTTGTCTTCCGGAAGGGCGAGTCCGGTCTTGAACTTCCGAGGCAGGTACGTGACGCCGTAGAGGGGTTCGGTCTCGCGACTCGAGTCGATGCACTCGCCATCGAGCCAGATCTCGTGATAGGCGTTGGTCGCGGGGGTCATCGCCTCCGTCAGCTCCGCGGCCAGACCGTGGAGCGCTCGATAGCCGCCGCGAGCCAGCGGGGCGGGAGGCGCCACGATGTTGCGCTCCACGTCGCCGCATCCGCAGAGGGTCGAGATCAACGCTTGGTTGACTCGCTGGATCGCCGTCTTTAGATCCCCCTTCAGCAACCCGTGGAGCTGGAAGTTCTGCCGTGTCGTGATGCGAAGCGAGCGGTTGTAGACGAGGTCTTCCGCCAGCTCGTCCAGTGCCAGGTACTGCTCGGCGGTCAGCTGGCCGCCGGGGATCTTCGTGCGGACCATGAAAGTGGGCTGGCGGTCCGCTCCGGTCAGCCGCGCCACGGAACGCGTGTCGCGATCTTCCTGCTGGTAGATTCCATGAAACTTCGCGACGCGCTGATCGAGCTCGGAGAGCCCGGGCTCGGCGTCCGCGAGGGACTCGCGAAGGCTGCCCCGGAGGTGGCGACTCGCGCCCTTCGTGCGCTCGACGCCGGACGGTGCGCCTTTCCGCGCGAGTGGAGCCGGAAGGGAGCCGCCGTACGAACGAGGCGCTCCCCGCGATCCGGGACGATCATCGTCGGCCAAGACTGACTCTCCCTCGCGCTCGGCGACCAGAACGGCGGCTTGCAGAGACGGGCGTCTCACATAAGCTATATCCCGGATAGATCTTTACCATACACCCCCTGTGTCGCAAGGGATCGAGCTGTACATCATGGAGACCCCGCCTCGAGACGCTGCCGAGGAGATCCGACGGCGCTGCATCGACGCCGCACGGAGCGGCTACGAAGACGCGCTGATGAGCGGACTCTGCCGAGAGGGCGCGTGGGAGGCGGCCGTGAGCGCGATCCAGCGACTCGATCTCGAACGCGTCAGCGACGACGCGAGCGCGGCCGGTACGCCGACAGACGATGCGTCGAGCAATCGGGAGCTGGCCGAGCACTGCATCGACCTGGCTCGGAGGTTCACGCGCGCCGGGCCACCGGCAGCGGGCAGTGCGGCTGCGGTCACCGGCGCGATCGCAGCGGGCCTGCTGGAATGGGCGGCGGGCGCTACGGAAGGCCGTGGACAGGAGGCGTTCCGCTCCCGGGCGGGGAGAATCAGGGGCCGTGCTGCGGCACTCGCAGCTTCCCTTGCGTCGGCCGCACAGGAGGATGCCTCCGTGGTCGGGAGCCTCGTCGAATCGCGCGACCGCGCCGATCCTCGATCGGTGCTCCTCGACGCGACCGAGTCCGTGCTCGAGGTCGCAACAGGCTGCTCCCAGGTAGCGACGCTCGTCGCCGAGCTCACCCCTCATGCCCAACGGACGTTCCGTCCCGATCTGGAGGTGGCGCTACGGCTGGCCTGCAGCGCGAGTCAGAGCGCACTCGACTTGTTCGAAACGAATCGTCCAGGCGACGAGGAAGGATCCGAATGGCTCCTGAGCGCGAAACGACGAGCGTGGAGAGTTCGTCTCCTGCTCCGTCGAGCCGCCGTCGGCATCCGCTCCTCGGACTGGGAGTAGCGATCTCTCCGACAAGACACCGGACGAACTGGGATTCCGCCAGTGTCAGATCGCCGACGCGTCCGATGGCCCTTCGATCCGAGCCTCGCATTTTGCGCAAGCACTCGGCTGAGACTCGTCCCAGCCTGGTCGGCCCTGCGTCCATCGCCCGCAGCTCGAGCACTTCCGCGCACGCGCGTGGTCTTTGTCGAGCACGTATTCACCGAAGCAGCCTTCGGTGCACCACTTTCGAAAGCCCGGCATCAGGACTTTCTTGTGGAACTCGTTCTCGACCCAGCGCGTGACCGCGTCGGCGTGGGTCCAGAGCGTCGAGAACTGGTACCGGCGCCCGGGTCGAGCCCAGAGGACCGCCTGGAGGCAGCCTTCGACGCCTCGGGTTTCGTCGAGCGTTCGGTCCCGATGGCGAAGGAACTCGGCCTCGCCCTCGGGCGTAAAGACGAACTCGGCGAGAACGAGGAGGGGAGCCTCGTTCGGTGCAGGGTCACTCATGTCGGCGATTCTCCGTTTCGCAGGCGCACCGCGCGCCTCCCGTCACGAGGGCGTCAGCAGACGAACGAGCGTCCGCTTCCGCCGGGCCACGAGATCGGCGAGGGTGTATCGATCGAGGGTCTCGAGGAAGGCATCGAGCGCCTCCGCGAGGACGCCCTTCAGCGTGCACGCCGACTCGAGCCGGCAGGTATTCGTGTCTGGATCGAAGCACTCGACGAGGTCCAGGCTCCCTTCCGCGTGCCGAACGACCTCCCCGACGCCAATCTCGTCGGGGCGCCTCGCGAGCCGAAGCCCCCCGCCGCGCCCACGCACCGTCTCGAGGTAGCCCGCACGTCCCAGCTCGTGCACGACCTTCGTGAGGTGGGCCTTCGAGATGTCGTAGGCCTTCGCGATCTCGTCGATCGTCGCCAGATGGTCCGTGTGGACACCCAGGTACATCAACACGCGCAAGCTGTAGTCGCTGTATCGAGTGAGTCGCATCGACGAAAAGATGCATCAAATATCCATGTTCATGCAAACGCGGCCCCTGCCGATTCGATTCCGGGGGCTGCGCGGCCCCCTCAACCGCTTCACCCGTCACCGCGCAGACCCCTTCCAGGGATTCCCCGACGTGCTTCCCCGCCGACATCGCGAGACGATCTCCGAGAAGGCCGCGGAACGTCGCCAGGAACGAGGAGAACTACGCCGGCTGCGTCCGCGGCTCGACGCCGTGCTCGGCGTGACTCGTTCCGAGTGCGCGAAGGTCGGCCTCCAGCCATGGCTCTCCGGCGCAATGTGCGAGCCATGACTTCCGGGTTTCCTGAATCGTCTCCTCGCGCTCCGAGAGCGCGTACTCGCCGACGAGCGGCACGATGTGCGGGTAGCGCTCCATGAAGCAACCGTGGAATCGCTCGACTGACGTCGAGCGGCTGTGACTCGCGACGCCGAGTCCGAGCACTGCCGCGGCAATACCCAGACCTCTCTCGGCCGCCTGACGGATGACTTCGTCTTCGAGCTCAGGCCAGACCTGCCTCTGGCTCATGGGACGCTTCCGCGTCGCCCAAGCTAGCCCTTCAGGTGTTCCCAGTTTCGGGGCAAGTCCTGGCGTCGCGGACAACCCGGATTCCCCGAAGGGCTCCCGATACGAGTCGGCAGGTCATTTTGACTGAATTTATCGAGTTTATCCGAATTCGATAAACTCCCTAATTTCGCTATAAACATCCCTGTCATGGACCCTGTCTCGAATCCGTTCGCCCCTGGCGCAGGCACGCCGCCGCCCGAACTCGCGGGTCGGGACGACGTTCGCGAGGCGGTTCGAATCGCGCTGGAGCGGGTCCGTCGCGGACGCTCGACGAAGAGCGTCTTGATGGTTGGACTCCGAGGAGTCGGGAAGACCGTCCTGCTCGACCGGATGCGCGACGACGCCGAGGCGGACGGCATCCACACGGTCCGGCTCGAAGCGCCGGAATCCCGCTCGCTCCCCGCCCTCCTCGCCCCGGAGCTCCGGCAAGCCCTCCTGCGACTCTCCAGGCTGGAACGTGCCAAGACTCTCGCAGAGCGGGCGCTTCGCGCGCTCGCCGGCTTCGCCAAGGCGCTCAAGGTCAAGTACGACGACATCGAGGTGGGCCTCGACTTCGAGCCCGAGCCGGGCCTCGCCGACAACGGCGACCTCGAACGCGACCTTCAGGTCCTGATCGAGGCCGCCGGCGAGGCCGCGAAATCCGGCGACACGGCGCTGGCCATCTTCATCGACGAGCTCCAGTACGTCGAGGAGGAGCAGCTCGCCGCCCTGATCACGGCACTCCATCGCGCCGCCCAGCGACGACTCCCCATCGTGCTCGTCGGCGCGGGCCTCCCACAGCTTCGGGGTCGCATGGGTCGGGCGAAGTCCTACGCGGAACGACTCTTCGACTTCCCCGAGATCGGACCGCTCGACGAAGAAGCCGCGAGCGCAGCACTCTCTAGGCCGGCCGAAGCCGAGGGCGCCGCGTTCGAGCCGGAAGCGCTCGACGCGGTTCTGGGGAAGACGCGGGGCTACCCGTACTTCCTCCAGGAGTGGGGGAAGCATTCCTGGGATGCCGCGGACGAGTCCCCCATCACCGCAACGGACGTGGAGCAGGCATCGACGACCACGATCGCGGCACTCGACGAGAGCTTCTTTCGCGTGCGCTTCGATCGCCTCACGCCGAGCGAGAAGAGGTACCTCCGTGCCATGGCGGAGCTCGGCCCCGGCCCGCACCGCTCGGGCGACATCGCAAACGAGCTCGGACGACAGGTCACGTCGCTCGGCCCTACTCGGGGCAAGCTGATCTCGAAGGGCATGATCTGGAGCCCGAGCCACGGAGATACGGCCTTCACCGTCCCCCTCTTCGACGAGTTCATGCGGCGCATCATGCCGGGCGACGATTGGCGGGAATGAGCGGCGGGCCGCGGCGCAACGATCCCTGCCCCTGCGGCAGCGGACGCAAGTACAAGCGGTGTCACCTCGCCGAGGACGAGGCCGGACGAGGCGCGCGCACCCGGGCCGAGCGGTTGGGCACGCTCGGAGCCGACCTCACCAACGCGATCTGCGCGTACGCGCACGAGCGATTCGGCGAGCGCTGGGACGACCCCGCGTTCGAGATCTTCTTCGAACCTGAAGATGCTTTCCAGCTCCTGGTGCCGTACTCCGCGCATCACGTTCCGATCGAGGGGCGCACGGCTGCCGAGTGGTTCCGCGAAGCGTTCGAGCCCGAGCTCTCGGCCGACGAGCGCGCCTGTCTCGACGCCGAGGCTGCGTCGTGGCTCTCGCTCTGGCAAGTCATCGACGGGCGGCCGGGCGACGGACTCACGTTGCGCGATCGACTGACCGGACAGGTTCGCGATGTCATCGAACGCACGGCGTCGCGGACCCTGAAGGAGGGCGAGAGCGTGCTCGCGCGGCTGGTCGAGCTCGGCGACTTCGTCTCGATCAACGGACTCTACCCCGTCGCCCTGCCCGAGACTGAGGCCGCGGAGATCGAGCGCCGCACCCGCGCGCACCTGCGGCGCAAGCGCGACGTCCGGGTCGAGCGCCTGCGCGAGCCCAAGACGATGCGCTACCTGATCCGCCGCGTCGACGAAGCGTGCGAGGCGCGGCTCGCGGGGCCAACGCTCGTCAACAACGATGGCGACCCGATCCTCTTCACTACGGACCACTTCGAGTTCGAGACGGGGGCAGACGGCGAGATCGCACGCCGGCTGGCGGCGCTCGGTGGCGCGCGCGACCACGAACCCGGCGACGATGAAGATGGCGCCGACGCCAGCGAAGTGTTCGACTTCGTCGGACGCGGCGAAGTACTCGTCGGACAGGCGCGCGTCGGCGACCGCCGTCTGCGCGTCGACACGAACTCCGTGGAGCGAGCTGACACTCTGCGCGGGCGGATCGAGCGTTCTTGTGGATCGCTGCTCCGCCACCTCGTCCGCGAGCACGGCGATCCACTCTCGGCGGCGGCGGTAGGAGGGGGCTCGGCGGAGGATCAGCGGGACGACGAGCCCAGCCCCGAAAGGCACGCGCTCGCGCGCGCCATCAAGGAGCAACACTACGCGGAATGGCTCGACGTGCCGGTTCCAGCGCTTCGGGGCGAGACGCCGCGAGGCGCGGTCTCGACGGAAGACGGCCGCGCGCGGGTCGAGGCCCTGCTCGCCGACGTCGAACGGGCCGAGATGTCGCTCCCTGCCAACGAGCGGTTCGACTTCGGGCGGCTGCGGCGCGAGTTGGGGCTTGGCGAATGAGGTGCTCCGACGGGCGATAGATTCGCGATCCAAAGGACACCCTGGTGCCGATCACGGGGGTCGAGAGGCACGCTCAAGAGAGCGGGCTCAGCGAAACGCGGGCAGAGGGCGCGAGCGCTCATCTCGGCTGGTCGAAATCAACGACCCGGCCATTCGAAACGTTTGACTGCGGCCATCTGAGAACGTCCGATTGGCCATGTGTGAGCCTCTCTGAGAAAGCGCGCAGGCAGCCGAGTCCGTCCCCTCGAGCGGAAGCCGCAGGCCCGAGATTCAGCATCAGTTTCGACTGACTGCTTTTCTTCGACGTAGTGTCTTTGACCAGGCGGGAAGCTCCGATCTGGCCGAAGCCGAGCACACGCACGAGTTCGGCGCCTGGCGGCAAGCACTCTCCGAAGTCGAGCAACAACGAGCATCAGGAAGAGAGCGCAGGCGAAGTAGACGACTGAACTGCCGCGGCTCAGAACGAGGCAACTCCGACATGGCAAAGTCCTTCAAGAAGCTACGCGACAAGATGAGCCCCGCGGCCCGCGAGCGCGTCGAACGACGCGTGCGTGGGACGCTTCTCGAAATGACGCTTCAGGAGCTTCGACAGAAAGTCTCGGGAAAGACGCAGGCCGAGCTCCTGGATGTGACCCAGGGCGCCATCTCCCAGCTCGAGGGTCGCCACGACATTCTTCTCAGTCGACTGGCGAAGTACGTACACGCCCTGGGCGGCGATCTCGACCTCGTCGCCCGCTATCCGGACGCCGACGTCCGGATCATCCAGTTCGACGAGAACGACGAGGAGACGGTGGCGACAGGGACCTGAGCGTCTCTACTGCCAGATCCCTCGGACGCCCGATCGAAGGCCCGGCCCAGGCTGATCGCGACGAGGCACAGAGGACACGCTCCGTCGGCGCGTTCCCCACGCAAGGCCCGCCGCCGAACTCCCTCAGGAGCAGGGCATGTTGGGATTTCGCATGCCGGTGAACCAGCCGCCGTCGGCGACGAACTCCGAGCCGGTCGAGTAGCTCGCTTCGTCGGTCGCGAGGAAGACGATGACCTGGGCCACCTCCTCGGGCTGGCCGACGCGAGGGATCGGGAAGTGGGCGTAGACCGACTCGTTCAGCTCTTCGACGGACCGGTCCTCCGAGCCTCCCATGGCCGTGTACATCCCGCCGGGATGGACGCTGTTCACGCGAATGCCGTACTGGCCGAGCTCGATCGCCGCGTTCTTCGTGAGTCCCCGCACGGCCCACTTCGTCGACGAGTATGCGGAGAGCCCGGCGGCCGAGTGCAGACCGTCGATCGACGAGACGTTGATGATCGACCCGGATCCGGCCGCCTTCA encodes:
- a CDS encoding NnrS family protein, with protein sequence MSLPPAPALAVEELAPSSSEPFGLWGRAFRPFFLVLGLHASIAILWWVVAWTGGAPTPAWLAPMWWHGHEMVFGLAAAAIAGFLLTASPVWTGGPALTGRPLAALLALWVAGRVVFAVATVLPAWLVALVDFAFLPAVAVAALRTIWGSGQVRNYGVVGIVVVLAGANGAVHADALGVAPGLARTALRFAVDLLVILILEIGGRITPAFTQNALRQRGRTVVVRSWLWLNRLAIASAVATAVSASILGRSSPTGILGVIAGLSALARMAGWQSWQTRSDPLLWSLHAGSLWVVVGLLLAGASDLGVSIPSTVGLHALTVGAIGGTIIAVMTRVGIGHTGRPLVLPEGVVWCYVLVHLAALTRVAAPFVSGVEHRAVLLASALAWTCAFGLFTVRYWSILTMPRPDGRPG
- a CDS encoding NADPH-dependent assimilatory sulfite reductase hemoprotein subunit, whose product is MADDDRPGSRGAPRSYGGSLPAPLARKGAPSGVERTKGASRHLRGSLRESLADAEPGLSELDQRVAKFHGIYQQEDRDTRSVARLTGADRQPTFMVRTKIPGGQLTAEQYLALDELAEDLVYNRSLRITTRQNFQLHGLLKGDLKTAIQRVNQALISTLCGCGDVERNIVAPPAPLARGGYRALHGLAAELTEAMTPATNAYHEIWLDGECIDSSRETEPLYGVTYLPRKFKTGLALPEDNSTDVHGQDVGLIGIMASGELRGANVLVGGGSGLTHRKPETYARLATPLGFVERRHLVEAVRTIASIYRDFGDRTDRRHARLKYVVEEWGIDVFRDEFERRAAFPLQPWVDTAPLQHRDWLGPHEQGDGRWLYEIWLPNGRIIDDARHRWKTVVRTLVEALRPSVVLTPQQNILLANLTEEQVSQVERVLRAFSLPLPESLSFVRRHSLACPAMPTCGLALAESERVSEDVGLAFERVVADLGLDDTPITLRMTGCPNGCVRPYNADIGLVGRKPGHYDVFIGGTLEGTRLGALHAASVPQDALVDRVRPLLEDWAKRRQSKEALGDFYERCWRGAGRRDLLTGEKAEPGRTLASKRESPA
- a CDS encoding cyclodeaminase/cyclohydrolase family protein is translated as MSQGIELYIMETPPRDAAEEIRRRCIDAARSGYEDALMSGLCREGAWEAAVSAIQRLDLERVSDDASAAGTPTDDASSNRELAEHCIDLARRFTRAGPPAAGSAAAVTGAIAAGLLEWAAGATEGRGQEAFRSRAGRIRGRAAALAASLASAAQEDASVVGSLVESRDRADPRSVLLDATESVLEVATGCSQVATLVAELTPHAQRTFRPDLEVALRLACSASQSALDLFETNRPGDEEGSEWLLSAKRRAWRVRLLLRRAAVGIRSSDWE
- a CDS encoding antibiotic biosynthesis monooxygenase, which encodes MSDPAPNEAPLLVLAEFVFTPEGEAEFLRHRDRTLDETRGVEGCLQAVLWARPGRRYQFSTLWTHADAVTRWVENEFHKKVLMPGFRKWCTEGCFGEYVLDKDHARARKCSSCGRWTQGRPGWDESQPSACAKCEARIEGPSDASAI
- a CDS encoding Rrf2 family transcriptional regulator, whose product is MRLTRYSDYSLRVLMYLGVHTDHLATIDEIAKAYDISKAHLTKVVHELGRAGYLETVRGRGGGLRLARRPDEIGVGEVVRHAEGSLDLVECFDPDTNTCRLESACTLKGVLAEALDAFLETLDRYTLADLVARRKRTLVRLLTPS
- a CDS encoding ATP-binding protein, encoding MDPVSNPFAPGAGTPPPELAGRDDVREAVRIALERVRRGRSTKSVLMVGLRGVGKTVLLDRMRDDAEADGIHTVRLEAPESRSLPALLAPELRQALLRLSRLERAKTLAERALRALAGFAKALKVKYDDIEVGLDFEPEPGLADNGDLERDLQVLIEAAGEAAKSGDTALAIFIDELQYVEEEQLAALITALHRAAQRRLPIVLVGAGLPQLRGRMGRAKSYAERLFDFPEIGPLDEEAASAALSRPAEAEGAAFEPEALDAVLGKTRGYPYFLQEWGKHSWDAADESPITATDVEQASTTTIAALDESFFRVRFDRLTPSEKRYLRAMAELGPGPHRSGDIANELGRQVTSLGPTRGKLISKGMIWSPSHGDTAFTVPLFDEFMRRIMPGDDWRE
- a CDS encoding SEC-C metal-binding domain-containing protein translates to MSGGPRRNDPCPCGSGRKYKRCHLAEDEAGRGARTRAERLGTLGADLTNAICAYAHERFGERWDDPAFEIFFEPEDAFQLLVPYSAHHVPIEGRTAAEWFREAFEPELSADERACLDAEAASWLSLWQVIDGRPGDGLTLRDRLTGQVRDVIERTASRTLKEGESVLARLVELGDFVSINGLYPVALPETEAAEIERRTRAHLRRKRDVRVERLREPKTMRYLIRRVDEACEARLAGPTLVNNDGDPILFTTDHFEFETGADGEIARRLAALGGARDHEPGDDEDGADASEVFDFVGRGEVLVGQARVGDRRLRVDTNSVERADTLRGRIERSCGSLLRHLVREHGDPLSAAAVGGGSAEDQRDDEPSPERHALARAIKEQHYAEWLDVPVPALRGETPRGAVSTEDGRARVEALLADVERAEMSLPANERFDFGRLRRELGLGE
- a CDS encoding helix-turn-helix domain-containing protein — its product is MAKSFKKLRDKMSPAARERVERRVRGTLLEMTLQELRQKVSGKTQAELLDVTQGAISQLEGRHDILLSRLAKYVHALGGDLDLVARYPDADVRIIQFDENDEETVATGT
- a CDS encoding glucose 1-dehydrogenase, translated to MNRLQGKVALVTGGARGLGAATVRLMVAEGAKVVFGDVLDGEGQALADELGDDAVFLRMDVTEQADWDAAIERAQSLGPLHVLVNNAAVVHMAAITETTDEDYLRVFKINQFGTFLGIRSVVEPMKAAGSGSIINVSSIDGLHSAAGLSAYSSTKWAVRGLTKNAAIELGQYGIRVNSVHPGGMYTAMGGSEDRSVEELNESVYAHFPIPRVGQPEEVAQVIVFLATDEASYSTGSEFVADGGWFTGMRNPNMPCS